The genomic DNA GAGACGGGATCGTGATGGGCCTCGGCCAGTTGCCGCGCCAGGGTGGTCTTGCCCACCTGGCGTGCCCCCAGCAAGGCGACGACCGGGAATTCGCGCAGCAACAGCCGTACGCGCGTCAGGTGATCCTCTCTGGCGATCATCATTATTGAAATCTGTGCGATGACCGTTCAGTTTGCAAGGAAAGAAGATGGGGGGTTCGCCGAGACCGTGACAGACTCGCTTCTCTGTTCCTATTCTTCATCTCTCTATCAGGTCTTCCGTCGCCAGGAGCATGCCGATGACCACCGCCTCGCAATCTCTCCGCTTCCCGGCCGCAGCCGTCCTCCTCTCCTCGCTCGCCGCCTGCGCCGCCCCGGGCGATGAGGTCCGAAACACACAGGATAATACAGGTATCATACAGGATAGCATACAAGATGGCGGGACGAACATACAGGATCTCGTGCACGGATACGCGGTGTTCCGGCTGGAAGCCGACCTCTCCCACCTGTCGGAGAACGACCGGGAGGTCGTGCGTCTGCTGATCGAGGCGTCCCGGCCCATGGACAACGTCTTCTGGATGCAGGCGTACGGCGACAGGGAGGAGGCGCTCGCGCTGGCGCAGGGCGACCAGGCTGCGCGCCGCTACATCGAGATCAACTACGGGCCCTGGGACCGGCTGCGCGCCGACGATCCCTTCATCGCCGGGGTCGGCGCCAAGCCGGCGGGCGCGAACTTCTATCCCGCCGACATGACGGCGGACGAGTTCGACGCCGCAGCCGCGGACAACGACGCGCTTCGCTCGCTCTACACGCTCGTGCGGCGGGACGGGGACGGTGCGTTGGTCGCGGTTCCGTATCACGAGGCCTTTGCGGAGCAACACGCGTCCGCCGCGGCGAAGCTGCGGGAGGCGGCCGAGCTTGCGAGCGACCCCGGCCTGGCGACGTACCTGCGCCTGCGCGCCGACGCCCTCGAATCCGACGACTACCAGCCGAGCGACATGGCGTGGCTGGACATGAAGGAGAACCCGATCGAGGTCGTGATCGGGCCGATCGAGACCTACGAGGACCTGCTCTTCGGCGCCAAGGCCGCCCACGAGGGCTTCGTCCTCATCAAGGACCTGGAGTGGAGCGAGAGGCTCGAGCGCTTCGCCGCGCTTCTCCCCAGCCTGCAGGAGAGCCTGCCGGTCGCCGACCGGTACAAGGCCGAGGCGCCGGGGACGGACTCGGATCTGAACGCGTACGACGCCGTCTACTACGCCGGAGACGCCAACGCCGGAGCCAAGACGATCGCGATCAACCTCCCGAACGATGAGGAGGTGCAGCTCGCCAAGGGCACCCGCCGGCTCCAGCTCAAGAACGCGATGCAGGCCAAGTTCGATGAGATCATGGTGCCGATCACGCGCGAGCTGATCGTCGAGGACCAGCAGGAGTACGTCGTCTTCGACGCCTTCTTCGGCAATACGATGTTCCACGAGGTGGCGCACGGCCTCGGCATCAAGAACATCATCACGGGGAAGGGGACGGTGCGGGAGGCCCTGCTCGAGCACGCCTCGCCGATGGAGGAAGGGAAGGCCGATGTGGTCGGCCTGCACATGGTGACCGAACTCCTCGAGCGGGGCGAGATCACGGAGCCCTCCGTCGAGCACCACTACGTGACCTTCCTGGCGGGGATCTTCCGCTCGGTCCGCTTCGGCGCCGCGAGCGCCCACGGCCGAGCCAACATGGTGCGCTTCAACTACTTCCTGGAGCAGGGCGCCTTCACGCGCGAAGAGGACACCGGGAAATACCGCGTCGACTTTGCGGCGATGCGCGAGGCGGTGAGCGGCCTGAGCGAGTTGATCCTCACGCTCCAGGGGGACGGCGACTACGACGGAGTGGCGCAGCTCATGGACGAGAGGGGATTCGTGCCCGCCGAGCTGCAGGCCGATCTCGACCGGCTGGATTCGGCGGGAATCCCGCGCGACATCGTCTTCGAGCAGGGGATGAGCGTGCTGTTCGGGGGAGGGTAGGGCGCAGCGGCACCCCAGGCGCTATGCTGGTTACCTGAAGCCGCGCGCGACTCGCACCACCCCAAGGAGACCCGCATGACCACCCGCCGCCACTTCCGCACCGCCCCGGCGCTTCTCGCCCTCGCGATCACCCTCGCTCCGCCCGCCTCGTCCGCCGCGCAGCAGCCCAGCGGCCTCCTGGACATGGACACCTACATGGAGATGGAGTCGGTCGGCAGCCCGAGCATCTCGCCGGACGGCAACTACATCCTGTTCACGCGCGGGAGCGTGGACAAGATGAACGACCGCAACAAGAGCGAGCTGATGATCATGGATCTGTCCACCCGGCGGATCAGCGAGCTCGAGACCGGCAGCTTCGAGGTGTCGTCGCCGATCTGGTCGCCGGACGGCACGCGCATCGCCTTCCTGTCCGACAAGAGCGGGACGAACCAGATCCACGTCATGTGGCTCGACACGCGCGAGACCAAGCAGCTCACCAACCTCGACCGGGCCCCCGGCGGCATCCGCTGGTCGCCCGACGGGGCGCAGATCTCGTTTACGAGCTTCATCCCGGAGACCGGATCGCCGCTGCCCATCACGATGCCCAGCTTCCCACCGGGCGCGAACCTGGCCGCGCCGGCGGTGGTGGAGGACCGCATCGCCTGGCAGCGCGACGGGACCGGGTATACGCGCAGGGGCAACACGCAGATCTTCATCGTCGATGCGGACCTGGGCGGCACCCCGCGCCAGATCACCTTCGGCGACACCTCGCACGGCAACCCGCGCTGGGCGCCGGACGGCACGAAGCTCTACTTCAGCGGCGACCTCATCCCCGAGGAGGGATATGAGCGCGGCAACTCCGAGGTTCACGCCATCGATCTCGCGACCCTCGAGATCACCACGCTGACGGACCGCCTCGGCCCCGACAACGGCCCCATCCCGTCGCCCGACGGGCGCATGATCGCGTACACCGGCTACGACGAGAACGAGAACTACAGCAACCTGTCGCACCTCTATCTGATGGATGCGGACGGCTCGGGCAGCCGGATGCTCGCCGGCAACCTCAAGAACTCCCCGAGCGGCGTCACCTGGGCGCCGGACGGGTCCGGCCTCTACTACACGCTGGGCGAGGAGGGCTCGTCCAACCTCCACTTCGTGTCCACGAGCGGTGACATCGAGAAGGTCACGGACGGTGTCCACTACATCTCCGGCGTCTCGATCGCGAACAACGGGCGCGCGGCCGCCATCAACTCGACCTTCTACCGCCCGAACTATTTGGTCACATTCGGCCTCGACGACGCGGATGAACTCGAGACCCTGGTCGACTACAACGAGGACGTGCTCGCCGGCATCACGCTCGGCGACGTCGAGGAGATCTGGACCGAGTCCGTCGACGGCTGGCCGGTGCAGGGCTGGCTCATGAAGCCGGCCAACTTCGATCCGGGGCGCGAGTACCCGCTGCTGCTGTGGATCCACGGCGGGCCGGTGTCGATGTACACCGTGCGGTGGAACTGGAACTGGCAGAACTTCGCGGCGGACGGCTATGCGGTGTTGTGGACGAACCCGCGCGGGAGCACCGGATACGGCCAGGACTTCGTGAACGGCATCAACTACCTGTATCCCGGCAACGATTTCCACGACCTCA from Gammaproteobacteria bacterium includes the following:
- a CDS encoding S9 family peptidase produces the protein MTTRRHFRTAPALLALAITLAPPASSAAQQPSGLLDMDTYMEMESVGSPSISPDGNYILFTRGSVDKMNDRNKSELMIMDLSTRRISELETGSFEVSSPIWSPDGTRIAFLSDKSGTNQIHVMWLDTRETKQLTNLDRAPGGIRWSPDGAQISFTSFIPETGSPLPITMPSFPPGANLAAPAVVEDRIAWQRDGTGYTRRGNTQIFIVDADLGGTPRQITFGDTSHGNPRWAPDGTKLYFSGDLIPEEGYERGNSEVHAIDLATLEITTLTDRLGPDNGPIPSPDGRMIAYTGYDENENYSNLSHLYLMDADGSGSRMLAGNLKNSPSGVTWAPDGSGLYYTLGEEGSSNLHFVSTSGDIEKVTDGVHYISGVSIANNGRAAAINSTFYRPNYLVTFGLDDADELETLVDYNEDVLAGITLGDVEEIWTESVDGWPVQGWLMKPANFDPGREYPLLLWIHGGPVSMYTVRWNWNWQNFAADGYAVLWTNPRGSTGYGQDFVNGINYLYPGNDFHDLMAGVDAAIDRGFIDEDNMFVTGSSGGGVLTAWTVGHTDRFRAAVSQRPVINWHSFVGTTDGSGWYRRFRSYPWDDPVEYAERSPLHYVGNVTTPTMLLSGVEDLRTPMPQAEEFYRALKVLGQETMHVKIPDEYHGSRSVSHRIMTQLYIKAWFDKYRTGAVTQEDGG
- a CDS encoding Zn-dependent hydrolase — protein: MTTASQSLRFPAAAVLLSSLAACAAPGDEVRNTQDNTGIIQDSIQDGGTNIQDLVHGYAVFRLEADLSHLSENDREVVRLLIEASRPMDNVFWMQAYGDREEALALAQGDQAARRYIEINYGPWDRLRADDPFIAGVGAKPAGANFYPADMTADEFDAAAADNDALRSLYTLVRRDGDGALVAVPYHEAFAEQHASAAAKLREAAELASDPGLATYLRLRADALESDDYQPSDMAWLDMKENPIEVVIGPIETYEDLLFGAKAAHEGFVLIKDLEWSERLERFAALLPSLQESLPVADRYKAEAPGTDSDLNAYDAVYYAGDANAGAKTIAINLPNDEEVQLAKGTRRLQLKNAMQAKFDEIMVPITRELIVEDQQEYVVFDAFFGNTMFHEVAHGLGIKNIITGKGTVREALLEHASPMEEGKADVVGLHMVTELLERGEITEPSVEHHYVTFLAGIFRSVRFGAASAHGRANMVRFNYFLEQGAFTREEDTGKYRVDFAAMREAVSGLSELILTLQGDGDYDGVAQLMDERGFVPAELQADLDRLDSAGIPRDIVFEQGMSVLFGGG